The following DNA comes from Salmo trutta chromosome 15, fSalTru1.1, whole genome shotgun sequence.
tacttgtgtATTACTCTGGCAGATGACTACATGGGCTGCTTTATTGAATtatcatttcattatttatttttccatattttctcattgtttctgtgatccaaaaatgtaattaacatttcaattcaattctttacgagtgtaacgccctggccatagagaggggtttttgttctttattttggttaggccagggtgttacattgggtgggcgttctatgttcctttttctaggttttggtatttctttgttttgggccgtgtgtgtggctcccaatcaggcacagctgaagctcgttgccgctgattgggagtcacacataaggagcatgtttttcctttgggttttgtgggtaattgtttctgtcagtgttttgtaccagacaggactgtttgctgtcggtttactcgtttcttgttttgtatagtgttcatgttgtttatattaaattctgataatgaacactaactccgctgcaccttggtccacttcttcagacgacagccgttacagaattacccaccaccaagggaccaagcagcggaagagggaggtccggtcaatggaggagatgccggccagcagacggggtcgctggcgtcggtcgaggaagcccggaagacacccccaagaaaattttggggggggggctaatggggtggtccggaagggcagaggaggagcccagaccactgctctcgtgggggatgacggcagaggaggagacggagatgaggtggtttattgaggacctgctgaaggaagatctggaggaggagccatggtatgcggagttgcgcgctgtgttgccagtgcgcccgcacagcccggtgcgtccggtggacatgcccagcacatgccgtgctaggatgggcatccagccaggacaagtggctaaaccggctccacgcttcaggtcaccagtgcgtgtccacagtcctgcccggcccgtccctgctccccgcaccaagccatggtatgcggagttgcgcgctgtgtcgccagtgcgcccgcacagcccggtgcgtccggtggacatgcccagcacatgccgtgctaggatgggcatccagccaggacgagtggctaaaccggctccacgcttcaggtcaccagtatgtgttcacagtcctgtctggcccgtccctgctccccgcaccaggttagtggtgcgtgtccccagtcctgtccggctgaagctcgttgccgctgattgggagtcacacataaggagcatgtttttcctttgggttttgtgggtaattgtttctgtcagtgttttgaaccagacaggactgtttgctgtcggtttactcgtttcttgttttgtatagtgttcatgttgtttatattaaattctgataatgaacactaactccgctgcaccttggtccacttcttcagacgacagccgttacaacgagtcctgtttaagtagtattttgatactttgtgcaaggcaattgatcagcattaaaaactttATGGATGGtgtctcccgagtggcacagtggtctaagatactggattgctacagatgctggttcgatacctgtgccggccgcgaccgggagacccatgaggcaatgcacaattggcccagagtcgtttgggttaggggagggctattagcaggacaatagactttttcattttattcagattacaaccactcactttcggttatttgaaaatgaaatcatctccaaaatatagttattttttaATAGGGATAGCCCTCTTTTTTTAGATATTTGCCTAAATGACATACCGAAATCTAACTggctgtagctcaggccctgaagcaaggatatgcatattcttggtaccatttgaaagaaaacactttgaaggttgtggaaatgtgaattgattgtaggataatataacacaattgatctggtagaagaaaatacaaagaaaaaactaaccagtgtttttttaaaccaccatctttgaaattcAAGAGAAAGGTCACTGTTAAAGCCATCAATCTGGTTGTAATTCTGATAGTGTCCACAAtatgacagcagtgtatgtgcaaagtttcagatggataacttggaTTATGACTGATCCTCAAGACATTTTGTGTGAAGTCCCCAgctacatttgggcaaatcgtgacgGAGACGTTCGCATTCACGATTTGACGACATATATacggatactcccgtaaagcccagctcattggctatctagctagctttgttttgACCCTGACTGGTGCTTATTTGGGCtgcggccatggagctgggttggacgccgtgcctggactgggcaccggcgcagaggaaggctccggccatggagcgggactgaaCGCAGTgcctggaagctctggactgctCTGGCAGCACTACACCCCTGTGTAGCAGTAGCCTATGTTTTCAAGTTCAAGTTTTTATTACACTTATAAACTgtagcagtcaatacaaactgaaatccaTGAGCATACAGAATATCATATAAAGAGAGACAGTCAGGTCCACAGCATTAGCAATGCACCTTGCAGGCCCCTCACTTTCTCCGTCCTCCTGCTGTGGAGATGGTTAGCTGGATAGCCACTCCTCTCCACTAACACACTGTAGAACCCACTTGTGTGATGCTACATAAGAGTTGCCACAAAGGTGCTGGAAGCTCACTATACAATGTTCATGGTTAGAATAGCTTATCACAATTAAGTTGCCGCTTCCACGAGCTATCACGGTCCTCAATCTTCTCTCCCCCTCAAGCCTTTGTCACGGCCATCCAAAAAACAGTCCTATCGCTAGCTAGTTAAACTATCTTAAATAAATAACTGATTTGGATCATCAAAATGACCAGATTATGATAAAAATGTTAATTCATAAAAAAACCTAATGActaaaaatatttacaaaattatCCTGCCTCATCCTGCCGTTACAGCACCATGGCGACAAAAAAGAATAGGTACACTATGTGTCATCCTGCAAGAGGTACTCCAAGAAGCTACTCATTACATATATTTGTAATCTTCATttccagtgccttgcaaaagtattcatcccccttggcgtttttcctattttgttgcattacaacctgtcatataaattgattttttgggacttcatgtaatggacaaacaattacctccagaagtcacctaattagttaaataaagtgtcacatgatccgtcccatgatctcagtatatctaCATACACCTGTTCttaaaggccccagagtctgcaacaccgctaagcaaggggcaccaccaagcaagcggcaccatgaagaccaaggagctctccaaacaggtcagggacaaagttgtggagacgtacagatcagggttgggtgatacaaaaatatcagaaacgttgaacatcccatggagcacctttaaatccattattacatttttttaagaatatggcaccacaacaaacttgccaagagagggccacccaccaaaactcagggaccaggcaaggagggcattaatcagagaggcaacaaagagaccaaatataaccctgaaggagctccAAAGATCCACagctgagattggagtatctgtccataggaccactttaatccatacactccacagagctgggctttatggaagagtggccagaaaaaaagccatcgcttaaataaaaaaataagcaaaaacaTTTGGTGTTAGCCAAAAGTCatgtgggaaactccccaaacatatggaagaaggtactctggtcagatgagactaatattgagctttttggccattaaggaaaacgctatgtctggcacaagtccaacacctctcatcaccccgaaaacaccatcctcacagtgaagcatggtggtggcagcatcatgctgtggggatgtttttcatcagcagggactgggaaactggtcagaattgaaggaatgatggatggtgctaaatacagggatattcttgtaggaaacctgtttcagtcttcaagaaaTTTGAGACTTGGACAgatgttcaccttccagcaggacaatgaccctaatcatgctgctaaagcaacactcaagtgatttaaggggaaacatttaaatgttttggaatggcctggtctaagcccagaactcaatccaattgagaatctgtggtatgacttaaagattgctgtacaccagcggaacccatccaatttgaaggagctggagcagttttgccttgaagaatgggccaaaatcccagtgactagatgtgccaagcttatagagacataccccaagtaattgctgcaaaatgtgtgtgtgtggggggggggggggatagttaCGCATGCTCaatttcagttttttgtcttatttgttgtttgtttcacaataattgtttttgcattttcaaagtagtaggcatgttgtgtaaatcaaatgacacaaaccccccaaaaatcaattttaattccaggttgtaaggcaacaaaataggaaaaatgccaaggggggtgcaTATATTTGCAAGCCAATGTACAAGGTTTTGGCTGCACTTCCCGTCTCAACACAATATCACAATAAATGTaattctacatttaaaaaaacaatatcTCACCTGGGATTTAAATTTGCCAACAAAAAAAATTACTTGGTGCCATGCTCGGTAAACTGTGAGCTATTTGTCCAGTTGAAATTTTGCCGGAGAttaaggaaaccactcagggatttcaccatgaggccaatgatgactaTAAAACAGTTAccaagtttaatggctgtgataggagaaaactgagaaactatgtcaagacctgaaaatggttgtctagcaatgatcaacaaccaattagacagagcttgaagaattttgaaaaaaataatgggcaaatgttacacaatccaaggtgtggaaagctcttagagacttatccagaaagactcccatgtgtaatcgttgccaaacgtcattctaacatgtattgactcagggggttgaatacttattgaatcaaGATATGTTACTTTTTATGATTTTTTCCCAAATGTtcaaatttttcttccactttgacattagagtattttctgtagatcattgacaaaaaagagaattaaataaatgttaatcTCACTTCGTAgcaccacaaaatgtggaaaaactcaaggtgtgtgaatactttctgatggtactgtatctgttttactgtttagaaatgaatgtgcttgtgactacaaacatgttggatgcattttcagtttgttttggttttgtttcgAACTATGTTGTGCCTAATAAAAATGAATGGTATATaatatattgtgtcattttggggCACGTTTATTGtcaataagaatataatatgtttctgaacatttCTGCATTAATTTGGATGCTGCCATGATTATGGATATTCATGAATTAATTGTGAATAATAATGAGTTAGAAAGTTAGAGGAATAAATATCATACCTCCCCAAAAAATtggggcagcaagaagcaaaaggctgctggtttgaatccccaggCCGACTAGGTGAACAtctgcaaggcacttaaccctaatttctcctgtaagttgctctggatatgcTAAAATGTACATGCACTGTAAGTGTTCAGAAAGATATTCGATAGAGTTGGACTTTAGAAAACCAGACTGTAGGTCATAAACTGCACGTGGTAGAAAGGAATGCAAGTCACCCGCATCATTTCCGTCGCTGGTTCTGCGTAAAAGGGTCAATCTGttgttcaaacaataacaaagccgcCACCGCACTTCTGATTTGGTAAACCGCAGAGGAAATCCGTCTGGAGAACTATCAAATTCAtcgacagagctatggatgcaaggactgaccagccATAAGATCAATATTTTAGTTTTAACCTTGTTTGAGgcaatacagtgtttgtttacaattacattgtttacaaacaatgcagttaaaaacaTGTTATGGGTTCTGATTGGGTAAGAcatttgaactaagctcatggagCATTTATAAGTGATATTCTTCAAAAGACAAAAGGTATATATAGCAGTAATATAAACGTTCAAAAATGGATGTCGCAATTGCAGATTGACCCTTTTTACGTGATTGTAAAAAATGTCTATAAAAGCTGTGCAAATTATTTTACAATCATGCAACAAACTAggataaaaaaatatagaaaacaaATTACTTAAACTCTAACTAAAAGGTAAACCTGTGTTGTTGTACGTATTACACAGTTAAATGTTAAACAAATATGCCCCACATCATTTGTTCATTTGTTTTGGAAAACCATTGTAATTGACATGGGCTGTCTAGGGACATGCAAATTACAGCTGGTGTACTGTGGGATGGTACTTGATGTGAGTAAAATGTGCAAGACAAATAGGTGACATCACCATGTTCTGACCTTATACTCCCATCATGCACATcaccatgttgttgttttttacctTGTGACTCCCAtcatgtagcctacaaaagcaATGCGCAAAAATATCATAATGTTACACTTCTGGCAACCTGGAGAAGAGTGTTTGCCTTGGATAGATAGGGACTCTCAGAAACAGGTAAATCAGATTTAcaattatgttttatttatttattttctgaaTATCTCTGTTTGTTTTCTCCTGAAATAGTTACTTTAAAAGGCCTTCATTGGATGAATTTGTGTTGATGTATTCCCTTTATATCTATTTGATTTAGTTACGATCATTTCATTTTAATGGGGCCGTAAAACTGGGGCCATTCAATTGTATTAATGATTTTCTTTACAGttttgaaactgaaacagaactTCCAGTTTTCACACTGATTAAGGAAATTTAAAGGTATTTTCATAACATCACGTCTCATCATTGGTGTGCCGTGAAGACCACCCGACCTGATTTGACAGGAGATCAGATTTAAAGAGTTCATGTAAGCTCTTCAATTCAGGTCATACAACTGGTGGGGAGATACAAGTACAAAGGTGAATGATTTTATGTTTCCAATGTTTAATTTCTTTCCACAAAATTATGCTACAGGGTAGAAATTGCAAGAGCTGAATATATTTATTTACTCACACACTGTTTAATATTCACACAAACAACTTAGATTTGTCTGCTAAGTAATAGTACCATTTAGAGACCTATTCTGAATGTGAACTTGTCACAATTCTATCTTGAAGACCCAAAGTCTGAAAAACCTCATATAACCCCAATAAGGTTTGTTGTAACAGTATATGTAATGGTGTACATGAAGGGTAATTCACCAATGTTATGATTTGAAACTGATATTTTGAAGAAAATACATTAAATTGACataaaacattttcattttatCTTTTAGGCATGTATTGGCAAGAAAATTAGTTgccaaaatgttttttgtttgtttgtttgtttgttgacaAGTGCAATTTGATATAAATATGTGAAGGTGTCTATATACACTATAAAACCTTATGTAAGGGGTAAGTTCTAACACTACCTTACAATTAACCACAAGCATAGGAGCCTTGTCTAGTGAGAAAATACAACAATAATTATTGCCATCGACTATACCTATCAAAATACCTTATCTTACTATATCATAAAAATTATGTATGTTTAAACACATGATCTTTCACAGGTTAATAATACAAAAAGAAAGGcgacaaaatatatatttgtttttagcCTCAATTGTTTTGTCAATAAAACCCCCAAAAATGTATGGATtaacaaaaaatacatatatGTTTAGGCATGAGCGATATAACCATGGATCATACTATTGAATAACAGCTTTCTAAGTAGTTTCTAATTTGAGTTATGTACTGTAGCCTGTTACAACTGACCTGTGAAACAAGTGTCCCTAGTCTCCACTACTGATTATAGACATTTCACATAAAGCATATAATACAAATTAAAGACAAGACATTTATGGTGATGGAAAATTTGCTAAATTTAGGACATTACCTCTAACATCTAAGCATTTATTTTCTTACACTATTTGAAGAAATACATTTCAGGTGATGGAAAATGTAGCAACAGTGTCATCCATCATATTGTCTGCATATCTAAGAATTTCTTTTCTCACAGTATTTGAAGAAATACATTTCAGGTGATGGAAAATTCATCAACAGTATCATCCATCATACTGTCTGCATACTTTGGAATGGAGGATCTTAAGTATTTGTACTTCAGCATTTTCCTTATTTTGTACATTGCCATTGTTGCTGAAAATGTAATTATAATTGGAGTAATCTACACTGAGAAaacattgcatcaaccaatgtATTTCCTGGTGTGTAACTTGGCAGCAAATGGTCTCTATGGTAGCACCGCGTTGCTGCCAGCACTGTTGAAAAATTTAGCTTTCCACCCTAGTGAGGTATCTCTAGCTGGCTGTCGAACACAGATCTATTGTATACATACATATGCTATTGTTGAATTTACAATTTTAGGAGTGATGTCTTATGATAGGTATGTTGCTATATGCCATCCACTGCGGTATCACACCATCATGTCTCTGACAAAAGTGTATAAACTTGTAgcattcacctggatttaccCTTTGTTGGCATTTCTCATATTTTTCCTAATAACTTGTCAAATGAGATTTTGTGATAAAACTATAGATAAATTGTACTGCATCAATTACTCACTTATAAAGCTCTCCTGTACAAATACATCTGTTGTGAACATAATAGGTTTAATCTCTGTGGTTTTGTATAGTTTTCCACAGTTAGTTATGATCCTTTACTCATATGCACATGTCCTGAGAGTCTGTGCATTAGCCTCCCAAGAATCCAAGCTCAAAGCACTGCGAACTTGCACTCCACACCTGTTTTCTATTATCAACTACTCTGTGGGTTGCTTTTTTGAAATATTGCAAAGCCGATTTGACACAAGACATTTACCTTACAGAGCTCAAGTGTTTATGTCACTTTACTTTTTGATATTCCCTCCCATTCTTAATCCAATAATCTATGGGTTAAGTATTCAAGCCATAAGAGTGAAGCTGTTGAAACTTTGTTATAATAAGAATAGGATATTGTCAATACAGTAGCCAAGGCTGTTGATTTGATTTCCATTGTACATGTATCTCAAGTTCATGTATCTCAATTTATCTATAATGTTTGTATTGTGTTGAGGTAATAGTATAGATTACACTGGTTGTACATATAACATAGATATTATATATCTAACAATCTATGAAATGTAATAAACTGCAGAACATCTTCTTAATGTTGTTTTATAATAAAATACATAACTATGGAATTACATTTTTCTATTGAAGGAGATGGCTCAAGGGTGATGTTGGAGAGTGTAAACACATGGTTGCCTATCGATTTCCTTTTGCGTAAACATAAGCCAATCCcaaactctaaccttaaccaatTCGAATAATTTCTTCAAGGACTGAGCGGTTTTGCCCTCAAGGAAAATCTGCGCCAGAGCTGCCCTTAAAAATGTTAATGAAAAAGCCTTTGGTTGATCATTTATATGCAatgtgttgtcgtgtctttggcatcattaaattgaagactgttattttatcacatcagttctctgtaattattattacgtgatgaaactaatcatgtaaatgtaattaactaggaagtcggggcaccaagaaaaatctTCACATTACAAAGTAatcattttcctaatataactattcagatattttaatatctgatcaattagtcttctaattaatgaattattctttacctcacgttagtctcattccgaACGTCGTAAATCATTGGTtgtctgcacgaacccagccttcactacgaatcatccatacatcaattgtcttaatcatttatttactaactaaataatcacagaaatgcataaacaaacaaacagtagatatggttacaaggaaatgataggtgatgttccctagtgggctaagctgaTATGGCGACTTGAtagacaaagggaagtgggtgtggactgagaagggTGCGAAAGAAAAaatcactacacagttgataattatattgattgaaatgctaatcctttgcacatgaaagctcactcattcgggaaaaatttcaatcaatatatatttacgctcagtgtgtcgtcgtgatcgcTGTTGGAATCGTCCAtctttctgttggaaagttcatctGATCATCTCTGCTCCCATGAAGTCTCTCGTGGTTAGAATGAATACTTCAGAgtcccattcagaaatgttctaatagaatagatgttttggcggttgtcggtctttGCATTCAATGGTAcataattcctagctgcagactagtaattagtatcgaagagttgctcttattctgtcagaatcgatagtctcagagtttcaacaaccattacaaccttagcttatactgagATTCttgtggtctctactcaaaccttagcccccTCGATGCTTGAGGTGCACATGGTCTGAAGGGAATTTCTTcaggtgggggttatattcgtaacagtagaaaatggctgtcccatgatgccagatcgatgtctgtgctcatgggggcttagttaaactttaaacagaaatacaattctctcacattaacggtTCAACATCAccttacataatttcacaaatagtttcatctttactcattcattttatacaataattagatgcaaacctcAGAACGGAGGCTCCTGTATAAACAGAGTAATGGTAATTGTTTTTCCTGAGGTCacaattgtcatgacgttggcctgtgggtaaggtttatgacccccccataaatacctttctcccttcccctctctctctgaccctactgaaggacttgaatagcctgtgttaaatatagagagtctgggaacatcaaacaaatggggaaaaggaaccatcttttgataataaaaccagttggaaatatgcttgataacgtaatgagtatgtatgtcagttcattgttatctgagacattatgattgatgacaggacgacataaactgtacctgagaaagtatacaccctctagttatcagagtcacatggaattgttatgcaattgaaatgtttgatattgaaattgtttgttaggagattaaatgtaattttagcttccaaatgagagaattgggttttcataaggaatgtgccctgctcgatcagtggccaaccctgtgaagagacaggggttataaatgatgaaacacctccttccctcctctccactatataagtctttgacgaaaagacattcatgtgttccagtacgggaggactgcagcctctgcgtcagaaggacacacatgttaactaaaccatatcaaggacagaactaagccaacctcggcgtgagctttgatggcgaatggtatgaactttgagcttattcactacagaagtgatacttcctagccgttgagttagccgctgctaacgtgggctaggaaaggacggacgacggatccagtctaacaaccagacgaagataccaccacgtacccaatttaccaccattgacattcttccactataggaagatctgttggccaacccggccagcatctacgaccaatctaccgaagcgcagctcagagaaaatatttattgcattttccttttccaaatgggcggtaatttagaatgcataagataatgtatttacgatagcatagctgctgtttctttgttcctaaatcttcccgctctttcattcaagcccaacccccctttcctttgtgtaaccagccatgatacaggctccgttcaccagggcgaattctgtatgacatcattgtattctgtgtatttgtaattctgtgtgattagttaggtatttagtaaataaataattaaacccaatttacagtgccttctccactgttagcccagagtatactctgcttcctaaGAATTTAACTTCGTTCAATGATCCGAAAAGGGTCTGAACAGACAGTTATGGCGCCCCCTGAGAGGACTCTAAAACTAAGACGCACGTTGGGTCAATGTGATAATAacatatggagcccccgtgcgaggaatctaaaataggatgaagctttcattttgattcagcctatataa
Coding sequences within:
- the LOC115148242 gene encoding olfactory receptor 142-like gives rise to the protein MENSSTVSSIILSAYFGMEDLKYLYFSIFLILYIAIVAENVIIIGVIYTEKTLHQPMYFLVCNLAANGLYGSTALLPALLKNLAFHPSEVSLAGCRTQIYCIHTYAIVEFTILGVMSYDRYVAICHPLRYHTIMSLTKVYKLVAFTWIYPLLAFLIFFLITCQMRFCDKTIDKLYCINYSLIKLSCTNTSVVNIIGLISVVLYSFPQLVMILYSYAHVLRVCALASQESKLKALRTCTPHLFSIINYSVGCFFEILQSRFDTRHLPYRAQVFMSLYFLIFPPILNPIIYGLSIQAIRVKLLKLCYNKNRILSIQ